In one window of Streptomyces griseus subsp. griseus DNA:
- a CDS encoding ScbR family autoregulator-binding transcription factor: MTKQVRAARTRRALIRSAAIVFEQHGYGQARLALISSGANVSTGALHFHFENKAAVAQAVVAEASHGLLEVSTGIRRGTDTALQTLVDTSHALVELLGRDPVTRAGFRLGYDGERCDEPGLHAQWRRCVGELLDDAAAAGTLTEGLSRPDVTAATVAATTGFEVLGRHDSTWLSARTLTGFWRLLLPRLATPETLPLLDPSGTAAARQAVAAGRTGRERSGAGAPG; the protein is encoded by the coding sequence GTGACCAAGCAGGTGCGCGCCGCGCGCACCCGCCGGGCGCTGATCCGCTCCGCGGCGATCGTCTTCGAGCAGCACGGGTACGGACAGGCGCGCCTGGCGCTGATCAGCTCCGGCGCCAATGTCAGCACGGGCGCGCTGCACTTCCACTTCGAGAACAAGGCCGCGGTCGCCCAGGCCGTGGTCGCGGAGGCCTCCCACGGGCTGCTGGAGGTCTCCACCGGCATCCGCCGCGGAACGGACACCGCCCTGCAGACCCTGGTCGACACCTCGCACGCCCTGGTGGAACTCCTCGGCCGCGACCCCGTGACCAGGGCCGGATTCCGGCTCGGTTACGACGGGGAGAGATGCGACGAGCCGGGTCTGCACGCGCAGTGGCGGCGCTGCGTAGGCGAGTTGCTGGACGATGCGGCCGCCGCGGGCACGCTCACCGAGGGGCTGTCCCGCCCTGACGTCACAGCCGCGACGGTGGCCGCGACCACCGGCTTCGAGGTGCTCGGCCGCCACGACTCCACCTGGCTGTCCGCCCGGACGCTCACCGGCTTCTGGCGCCTGCTGCTGCCCCGTCTCGCCACTCCGGAGACCCTGCCCCTCCTGGACCCGTCGGGAACCGCCGCGGCGAGGCAGGCCGTCGCGGCGGGCAGGACCGGCCGCGAGAGATCCGGGGCGGGTGCCCCGGGCTGA
- a CDS encoding NAD(P)H-binding protein translates to MILVTGATGAVGREVAGQLAAAGPVRILARRPERVTVRGPGVDVVAGEYADRASLDRALRGIDAVFLVTNSPTEPDDARVAAAAAAAGVRHLVKLSMMAVEEPDADDFITRLQRGNERTIRQSGVPWTFIRPRAFMSNTLSWATGIRSDGVVRDLYGDAPVACVDPRDVAAVAVAALTGAGHEGQAYAVSGPEVITAREQTAQLSGLLGRPLRFEELPLDRAREALLAKYPQPVAEAFLESAERRRAGAKAAVLPTVEKLTGRPARTFRTWAADHTASFAATVRAG, encoded by the coding sequence GTGATTCTGGTGACAGGAGCGACCGGGGCGGTGGGGCGCGAGGTCGCCGGTCAGCTGGCGGCCGCCGGTCCGGTACGGATCCTGGCGAGGCGGCCGGAGCGCGTGACGGTACGCGGGCCCGGAGTCGACGTCGTGGCGGGCGAGTACGCGGACCGCGCCTCTCTCGACCGGGCGCTGCGCGGGATCGACGCGGTGTTCCTCGTGACGAACAGCCCCACCGAGCCCGACGACGCGAGGGTCGCCGCGGCGGCCGCGGCGGCGGGGGTGCGCCACCTCGTGAAGCTGTCGATGATGGCGGTGGAGGAGCCGGACGCCGACGACTTCATCACCCGGCTCCAGCGGGGCAACGAACGGACCATCAGGCAATCCGGGGTGCCCTGGACGTTCATCCGCCCCCGGGCGTTCATGTCCAACACGCTCTCCTGGGCCACGGGCATCCGGTCGGACGGCGTGGTGCGCGACCTCTACGGGGACGCACCGGTCGCGTGCGTCGATCCGCGCGATGTCGCGGCGGTGGCCGTGGCAGCCCTCACCGGTGCGGGTCACGAGGGGCAGGCCTACGCCGTGTCGGGCCCGGAGGTGATCACCGCGCGGGAGCAGACGGCTCAGCTCTCCGGACTGCTGGGCCGGCCGCTGCGCTTCGAGGAACTGCCCCTGGACCGGGCGCGCGAGGCGCTGCTCGCGAAGTATCCTCAACCGGTGGCCGAGGCGTTCCTCGAAAGCGCGGAGCGCCGGCGCGCGGGGGCCAAGGCCGCCGTGCTGCCCACCGTAGAGAAGCTCACGGGCCGCCCCGCCAGGACGTTCCGTACCTGGGCAGCCGACCACACCGCCTCCTTCGCCGCCACGGTCCGCGCCGGATAG
- a CDS encoding ScbA/BarX family gamma-butyrolactone biosynthesis protein, translating to MELVHRSRAEDAFPRTWEQVGPDRFHVEAVLPHDHPFFAPVGADRHDPLLVTEAMRQAAMLAFHAGYGVPVGYHFLMADLDYATRPEGLVVGGLPTVIDVEVTCSELKWRGRLPVQGRVDWVVHRAGQLVATGMGATRFTSPRVYRRMRGGSAEPCVAIPRTAPVDAARAGRDRAQDVVLAESVREGVWELRVDTRHPTLFQRPNDHVPGMLLLEAARQAACLAAGGAGFVPAEGRTHFHRYAEFGSPCAIAAEVLPGAAPGEARVRVMGHQDGEPVFDTVLSGPLGAS from the coding sequence ATGGAACTGGTTCACAGGAGCAGGGCGGAGGACGCGTTCCCGCGCACTTGGGAACAGGTGGGCCCGGACCGCTTCCACGTGGAGGCGGTGCTGCCGCACGACCATCCGTTCTTCGCCCCCGTGGGCGCGGACCGCCACGACCCGCTGCTGGTGACGGAGGCGATGCGGCAGGCGGCGATGCTGGCCTTCCACGCCGGGTACGGCGTCCCCGTCGGCTACCACTTCCTGATGGCGGATCTCGACTACGCGACCCGCCCCGAAGGCCTCGTCGTGGGCGGTCTGCCCACCGTGATCGACGTGGAGGTGACCTGCTCCGAGCTCAAGTGGCGCGGCAGGCTGCCGGTGCAGGGCCGGGTCGACTGGGTGGTGCACCGCGCGGGCCAGTTGGTCGCGACCGGCATGGGCGCGACCCGGTTCACCAGCCCCCGGGTCTACCGGCGGATGCGCGGTGGATCGGCGGAGCCGTGCGTGGCGATACCCCGGACGGCGCCGGTCGACGCCGCCCGGGCGGGCCGTGACCGGGCGCAGGACGTGGTGCTCGCGGAGAGCGTGCGCGAAGGGGTCTGGGAGCTGCGGGTGGACACCCGTCATCCGACGCTCTTCCAGCGGCCCAACGACCATGTGCCGGGCATGCTGTTGCTGGAGGCGGCTCGGCAGGCCGCGTGCCTGGCCGCCGGGGGCGCCGGGTTCGTCCCCGCCGAGGGGCGTACGCACTTCCACCGGTACGCGGAGTTCGGCAGCCCCTGCGCGATCGCCGCCGAGGTCCTGCCGGGCGCGGCGCCGGGCGAGGCGAGAGTCCGGGTGATGGGCCATCAGGACGGGGAGCCGGTCTTCGACACGGTGCTCTCGGGCCCTCTGGGCGCAAGCTGA